From one Gadus morhua chromosome 8, gadMor3.0, whole genome shotgun sequence genomic stretch:
- the LOC115548448 gene encoding THAP domain-containing protein 4-like: MASLVCPFYQPAKLDKAVSSLDWLLGNWESVEPGKGSYPSLKDFRYTEDLHFAQMGQPIINFMFNASDAETKKILHRECGFIRMQTGTNRVAFIIAQNSGLVEVEEGELVGKKLSLHTQALARPSFAKEPHVKEVSRVFQLQPDGKLEQTLSMSTDKQPMTQHLHITYSRLA, from the exons ATGGCTTCATTGGTGTGCCCGTTCTACCAGCCCG CTAAACTGGACAAAGCCGTCTCTTCTCTGGATTGGCTCCTGGGTAACTGGGAATCAGTCGAGCCCGGAAAGGGGTCCTACCCCAGCCTGAAGGACTTCCGCTACACGGAGGATCTTCACTTCGCCCAAATGGGACAGCCCATCATCaactttat GTTCAATGCCTCCGATGCAGAGACGAAGAAGATACTTCACAGGGAGTGTGGCTTCATCCGAATGCAGACGGGCACCAACCGAGTGGCGTTCATCATCGCACAGAACTCTG GActggtggaggttgaggagggggagctggtgggAAAGAAGCTGAGCCTACATACACAAGCTCTGGCCAGGCCATCGTTTGCCAAGGAGCCCCACGTCAAGGAG gTCTCCAGAGTGTTCCAGCTCCAACCAGACGGGAAGCTGGAGCAGACGCTTTCCATGTCAACGGACAAGCAGCCAATGACGCAGCATCTGCACATCACCTACAGTCGCTTGGCTTGA
- the LOC115548454 gene encoding THAP domain-containing protein 4-like, with the protein MASLVCPFYQPAKLDKAVSSLDWLLGNWESVEPGKGSYPSLKDFRYTEDLHFAQMGQPIINFMFNASDAETKKMLHRECGFIRMQTGTNRVAFIIAQNSGLVEVEEGELVGKKLSLHTQALARPSFAKEPHVKEVSRVFQLQPDGKLEQTLSMSTDKQPMTQHLHITYSRLA; encoded by the exons ATGGCTTCATTGGTGTGCCCGTTCTACCAGCCCG CTAAACTGGACAAAGCCGTCTCTTCTCTGGATTGGCTCCTGGGTAACTGGGAATCAGTCGAGCCCGGAAAGGGGTCCTACCCCAGCCTGAAGGACTTCCGCTACACGGAGGATCTTCACTTCGCCCAAATGGGACAGCCCATCATCaactttat GTTCAATGCCTCCGATGCAGAGACGAAGAAGATGCTTCACAGGGAGTGTGGCTTCATCCGAATGCAGACGGGCACCAACCGAGTGGCGTTCATCATCGCACAGAACTCTG GActggtggaggttgaggagggggagctggtgggAAAGAAGCTGAGCCTACATACACAAGCTCTGGCCAGGCCATCGTTTGCCAAGGAGCCCCACGTCAAGGAG gTCTCCAGAGTGTTCCAGCTCCAACCAGACGGGAAGCTGGAGCAGACGCTTTCCATGTCAACGGACAAGCAGCCAATGACGCAGCATCTGCACATCACCTACAGTCGCTTGGCTTGA
- the LOC115548449 gene encoding THAP domain-containing protein 4-like, which translates to MASLVCPFYQPAKLDKAVSSLDWLLGNWESVEPGKGSYPSLKDFRYTEDLHFAQMGQPIINFMFNASDAETKKILHRECGFIRMQTGTNRVAFIIAQNSGLVEVEEGELVGKKLSLHTQALARPSFAKEPHVKEVSRVFQLQPDGKLEQTLSMSTDKQPMTQHLHITYSRLA; encoded by the exons CTAAACTGGACAAAGCCGTCTCTTCTCTGGATTGGCTCCTGGGTAACTGGGAATCAGTCGAGCCCGGAAAGGGGTCCTACCCCAGCCTGAAGGACTTCCGCTACACGGAGGATCTTCACTTCGCCCAAATGGGACAGCCCATCATCaactttat GTTCAATGCCTCCGATGCAGAGACGAAGAAGATACTTCACAGGGAGTGTGGCTTCATCCGAATGCAGACGGGCACCAACCGAGTGGCGTTCATCATCGCACAGAACTCTG GActggtggaggttgaggagggggagctggtgggAAAGAAGCTGAGCCTACATACACAAGCTCTGGCCAGGCCATCGTTTGCCAAGGAGCCCCACGTCAAGGAG gTCTCCAGAGTGTTCCAGCTCCAACCAGACGGGAAGCTGGAGCAGACGCTTTCCATGTCAACGGACAAGCAGCCAATGACGCAGCATCTGCACATCACCTACAGTCGCTTGGCTTGA
- the LOC115548441 gene encoding ras-related protein Rab-6B — protein sequence MSAGGDLGNPLRKFKLVFLGEQSVGKTSLITRFMYDSFDNTYQATIGIDFLSKTMYLEDRTVRLQLWDTAGQERFRSLIPSYIRDSTVAVVVYDITNVNSFRQTFKWIDDVRTERGSDVIIMLVGNKTDLEEKRQITIEEGEQRAKELKVMFIETSAKTGCNVKQLFRRVAAALPGMESLDDANPEGMIDIKLDKPAEPTVPEGGCSC from the exons ATGTCGGCTGGAGGTGACTTGGGGAACCCTCTGAGGAAATTTAAGCTGGTGTTTCTAGGAGAGCAGAGCG tgggGAAGACCTCTCTGATCACCAGGTTCATGTATGACAGCTTTGACAACACGTATCAG GCCACAATTGGTATTGACTTCTTATCGAAGACGATGTACCTGGAGGACCGAACA gtaaGGCTGCAGCTGTGGGATACTGCAGGACAGGAACGGTTCAGGAGCCTCATCCCGAGCTACATCCGAGACTCAACAGTGGCTGTGGTCGTGTACGACATCACCA ACGTGAACTCCTTCCGGCAGACCTTTAAATGGATCGACGACGTGAGGACTGAGAGGGGCTCTGACGTCATCATCATGCTGGTGGGCAACAAGACAGAtctggaggagaagag GCAGATCACCAtcgaggagggggagcagagagcgAAAGAACTCAAAGTCATGTTCATTGAGACCAGCGCAAAGACAGGCTGCAATGTAAAACAG CTGTTTCGCCGCGTTGCTGCCGCCCTACCTGGAATGGAAAGCTTGGACGATGCCAACCCCGAAGGCA TGATTGACATCAAGCTGGACAAACCAGCAGAGCCGACCGTCCCCGAGGGCGGGTGCTCATGTTAG